The DNA segment TGCCCACCTGGTAACAACGTCCACAGCGGCGGCCTTGAGCTCAACGGCCACCGCGTCGATGCCCTCAAATCCCTCCAGGTCTTTTCTCAGTGCGGGCCTCCTAGACAGGTTGCCGGAGGCATGGACGACATCCGCCCCCAGACCCTCGATGTACCTCCTCGCCCCCTCGAGGGCCAGCCCCGACGTCATCACGAGGGCCAGCCTCTTCCCGGAAACGTCCCCGAGAGGCCTCGGTCTGAATGCGGTCAAATGCACGTCCACGTCGGGGTTAGTCTCCCAGATTATCCTCTCAAGCTCCCTCAGCCGCTCAGGGCGTACCGAGTCGGCCATCGTGACGACGACTATGTCCGCCAGAGAGAGCCTGAAGGGGCCAAAGTAGCCACCTATGAAGTCGGACTTCTGGGCGGCGCTGACCATGAGGACGTACCCATCCGCACGGTAGGCAGGAAACGTTGCCCCGCTGCCCTCGAGGATTATGAGGTCATTTGGCAGGCTCTCCGCCAGCTTAACGCCCTCGTCCACAACGTCGAAGAATGAAAACCCCGCCATGCCTCCCCCGCAGCGGCGGCACCCTATGGTCGCAACGCGTGAGGTGAGCGCATTCTCAAAGTGGTCCGAGGCGGCGTGCTTTCCCTTCCCCGCCAGCTCGATCAGGAACTCGGGGGTTATCTCAAACTTGTCCCCCTCTATCAGCTCCGGCTCTTCAGGACCTCCGCGGCCCATCGTGACTATGACGGGGTTGGCTATCTCCTTGAGGGTTCTGGCTATGAAGCCGCTGACCGCAGTCTTGCCGACCCTCTTCCCCGTTCCTATGACGGCAAGGCTCGGCTTTCTGGTCCTCCTCAGCGGCCTGGGAGTGAACGTGAAGTCCGCCCCCCTGTAGGTCACACCGTGGAGCATGCACAGGGATGCAATCCTAAACCTGTCCTCGTAGTTCAGGACGGGCTCGTCGCTCAAGTCAACGACCTCGCAAACGTCGTTCTCCCTGAGGGCCCTCGCGAGGGCGGCAAGGTAGTCCCCCGCGTAATACACTGGAATCCTGAGCCTCTCCTCGATGTCCCGAATGTCCCCAATCTTCTCGCTCCCGCCCAGAAAGACGGCGCAGCAGACACCACCGAGCCTTTCTACCGCCCACGCGGTAACGTCTGGATAGTGCTCGCCGTCGATAAGGACGAGCCTCCGATTTTTCATGCCACCACCGTAACCACTATATTCATGGAGCATTTAACATTTTGGAGTGTGTCCCAGCGGCACCTCTCCGGAGAGAATAGGTACACTACCCTGGGAACCGCAGGAAGGGTTATAAACCCCAAGGAGGTATGATTATTGGCGGCCACTGAAAGCGGCCCCGCTGAAAGGAGGTGTATGAAATGGTTGAGATGATTGTTAAGAGCAAGGTTAAGGAGGCCGTTAAGGCCATCGACCCCGAGATGAGGGTCAACCCGGAGTTCTACGACGCCCTTGAGGCCGAGATCAAGACCCTCGTTGAGAAGGCCGTCAAGAGGGCCAAGGACGAGGGCAAGAAGACCCTCTACCCGAGGCACGTTTGAGGCCTCTCCCTTTTCCTGCTTTTTCCATTCCATCGATGGCCTTTTATTCTCCTTTTCCTAACTTTCGCGGTGGTAACATGGCGCTGAGAGAGCTCGGAGATTCTATCTACCTATACCCGGGCAGTCCCTCCACCATGATAAAGGTTCTCAGGGAAGGGGCGGTTCTGATCGACCCCGGCCACGGGAGCGGGCGGCACAAAGATCTGAAAAGGGAGGTCCGGAAGCTAGGGGTCGAAATAAAGGCCCAGCTTGCGACGCACGGCCACGCAGACCACGTATCGGTTGCGCCGAGGATCGACGCTCCTCTGTTCATGCACCGCTTCGAGTTCTCGATAGCCGAGAGCCCGCTGAACAGGGAACTGCTCACCTTCGGCTCGAAGGCGCCGAACGGCTTCCTCGTCTTCCAGTTCCCCGAGGAGGTCAAGGTTCACGCGGTTTTCGAGTGGGGGGACGAACCCTTCGGTCTCAAGTCGGTGAAGCTGAACGGACATTCCCCCGGCATGACGGGTTTTGTGGACGAAGTGGGCGGTGTTCTCTACGCGGGGGACGCCTTCTTCGGGGAGCGGGTCATAACCTCGGTCGGCCTGCCTTACATGGTCGACCCTGACTTATTCAAAGCTTCAATTGCAGAATTAAAGAATTATGCAGAGGACGGCTTTCTCCTGATACCATCCCATGGCAGGCCAGTGGAGGGGGAGGAGGCGCTCGAACTGCTCGACTTCAACCTCAACCGTGTCGAGGAGACCGAAAGCCTCATCCTGGACATCCTGAGGGAGGGTCCGATGGGCATCGACGGTATCGCCTTCCGCATAATGAGGTACTACGGGGTCGAGGTCACGCCCCAGAAGCTCGCCCTCAACCTCGTCCCCGCCAGGGCCTTCATTGCGAAGCTCTACAACGAGGGAAAGGTGGGCGCGGTCGTTGATAATGGACTCAAATGGAGGGTGGAGAAGGGTTAGGGAGCAGGCGCTCACTCCCCGTCAGGATAGCACAGGTAGCGGTAGGGGCAGAACCTGCACGTGTAGGAGTACTCCCCCTTCGGGGGCTTTCCTCTTTCGTAGGCCTTCTTGACGGAGTAGAAGTGCTTGAGGGTCTCGCGGAAGAGCTTGCCGTCGTAGGGAACTTCAAAGGCCTTGAAGTTCGGCCCCTTTACGATGGGAAAGCGCGAAAAGTCGATCTTGCTTATCACCCTCGTGGGTTCCTCGTGGAGCTTTATGTAGTAGAGATAGCCGTACTCCGCCTCCGCCCAGCGCATGTAGATGTTGAGCTGGGCCATGTGGTAGTCGTAGGGTTTGCTGGGGAGGCTGGTCTTGCCCTTTATCTCGATTGGGAAGTCCCCTATGGCGTCTATCCTGCCGTGTATCTCGAAACCGAGTCTCTGGGACCTGAGAATGAGGTGCTTCTCAAGCTCGAAGCCGAAGCGTTTTTGCAGGATCTCACCGAGGACGTTGTGGGTGTTTATGCCCTGGTTCAGCCGCACCTTTACGAACTCCGGCCACCTCTCGGGGTAGCCCTTGAGCCTGAAGTATATCCTCCTCGGACACGTCAGGGCCTCGCTGGCGTAGAACTCGATGAAACCATCGTTCCCATTGCTTCCGTCATTTCCGGCCATTCCGTTCCCTCCAGGAAGGGGGGCGGGTCATCGGCCCGCGAACCTCTCCGCCCCTGCGTCAGCTAATACCGACGTCATCACCCATCAGACTGGGCAAGGGTCGTCATCCGCTTGGAAGGTTAAGGCTAACCCGGCATTTAAACCTTTAGGGGAAGGGAAAGAAAGGGGTCAAAGAACGGTGCCCCTCTTCCTCTTGAGCGAGTAGCTCAGCCCGTACGCCGGCCAGATGCTCGGCGGCTGCTCGTAGTGGTGGAGGTTCCTCAGTATCTTCTCTGCGGTCTTTTTGTTCCTGGCCTTTACCCTCAGAACGCCGTCCTCGAGTTCAACCGTTCCGTTGGACAGCCTCAGGGTGAGCTTCGAGCCGTTCACTTCGGGCCTGGCCTTCATTAAAAGCTCCCTGTAGTCCTCGTATGCCTCCCTGCTGAGCTTCTGCTCAAGAAAGACGGGTTTCTCACGTGACTTAAACAGACGGGAGAACCAACTACTTGAAGGTTCTTCATCCATACTCCTCATCTACCTCCGGAGGATTTCTCGTTTTAAATTCGCCGTTCCGCTTTTTAAGGCTTTCTCCTCGCTTTTTGACGAAAGGATACATTGTACAACTACCTTTGGGGTTTATATATTCAATAAATACCAAAAAATTTTTAAGTATTTAATAGTGTAAATAATATTAATAACACTTAGGAGGAGAACCCAAATGGCAACTTTTGGTCTGTGGTGGTTTAGGTGGAATGGGTCGAGCTATGAGTCACGAATGACTTTAGGAAGTACTGAAGCAACAGTTTACGACTTTAAAAATAGGAGATTTAATTATTTAATAGCCCTCGACGGTGAAGGGAGAGCCTCTCACTATACGGGGCCATTAACTGGTTATGGATCTTACAATGATGGATACAGGGATGGTCAGAGGCTTGCTGCATGGCTCACTTTTAAACTCCAAGGAATTCACTACTATATCACAATCCCATTTTATACCCCAGCGGGAAATCCAAGAGACAATCCACAAGGATCGTTTGATAACTCTTACTGGAATGGATGGGTAGATGGTGTTTTGAGCATTGTGGATTCGAACCGGAAAGGATTTTACTGGAGTCTGGAAGCAGCGGGACAAATTACGAAAGGCTATGGAGCAGGAAGAGTGAACGAACAACTGATTAGTGACCTTTCAAGCTATGTCAGGAGTTATGGTCTCAAGCTGATCTGGATTCCAGCACTCAGAGATAGAGACATGGAATTTATTGACAATCCCGAGTATGTTAACATCCCGCAATTAAGGACTTATTTTAACTATATCTTTGTTCAACCTAACTACTATCAACTTTCAACATTAAGAGACAAATACGGAAATACTTATGAGTACTCCTATGAGGAACTTAAAAAACGGGTAAATTGGATTTATGAAGGGCAGGTTTATATGGAAATGGAAGTTGACAAGACGGTATTAGGGATATCCTGCAACAATAGGAACTGCCCTGAGGACATGAGATGCATTGAGAATACCTGTGTGGAGAACTGTAGATCTTCTACCCCCATATTTGCTCTTAGTTATGCGGGGGATTATCTCCGGGCACAGAAAGATGTTCTTGGGAGTAAATTCTATCACAGGGCATACTACTTTAGTACAGACTTGAATGTCATTGACAACATGGAAAGATATTGTCAAGACAACCTCGGTGAACATTATGTCTAAACATTCTTTATCATTTCTTGTCTTATCTCTTCTCATCATTTTTGTCTCACCCTTAGCGGCAGCTCAGAGAGATGGGTTCATTACGTCCATTCACGTGTTCCCTGGAAAATCCGACGCCTTCATTGTCGTTGAATGGGATCTGGCGTACTATACGACGTGTCCCGGCATTGACCCGAAGGAGAGGCTGTGTTATTGCTCCCTAGATCCAACGTTTTTCAGGCGCTACGTGTTCTACTTCAACGGGAGCAATGTGCTCTATGTGCCCCAGCTCTCTGATACTGATGTTGAGATAGGATTTAGCCATTTAAACTCATCGTGGAGGATGGCCTACCTATTTGGTGAAATAAAGCCAAATCTTCCAGGAGTAAATGGGTCAAATTACTATGAAATCCACCCAGAGAAGGGCTGCGTTCGTCCACTGGGTAATCTGTCATACGTATTCCATCCCTATCCCGGAGTGTCGGGTAGAATGGAAGGAAACGCCATCGTTTTTTCCAACGGCTCCAAGACGTACAGAGTCCCTTTGGAATATCTTGAGGATCACGTGCTTTTGAAATCCGACTACGACAATTTCAGAGCAGTTTTTCTCAAAAATGGGGTTCTGTTCTACGTACCCTATTACGCGGGGGAGGCCAACTACTGGTATCCTGACGTTCTAATACACGGGAGGGGGAACTGTTCCGCAGATAATCTCATGCTCACAAGCGTGGATAAAATAAAACCCGTTTCATTATTCTTCTACGACGGGAAGGAGCTCAAAACGTTTCAGCTTTACCAGATAACATACGAGGATTCCTCAGATCCAATGCCAAGGGTTTTGATCAATGAAACCCTTGATTTTTCGCAGTGCGAACGGGAAATCTGCGGCACTGGACTTATATTGGCTCTTTTGTTGCTCCCACTCGGCTTTGTGCGATGGATGGGTAGGAGGCTCTGAGTTCAAAAAACAAGATCTAGGGCAGTTGAGGACAAAGGTTTAAATTCCAGTACAGAGGAGCAAATGATGAAAATGGAAAAAAACAGAACCCAGCTCATAAAACCCCGCATAAGGAAAATCCTCTCACGGGAACTTTCACAGGAGTTAGTTGAGATGCTCCCCAAGCACTGGGTTCAGATAGGCGATGTACTGATTCTGCCGCTCAGGCAGGAGCTTGAGCCTTACAAGCACCGCATCGCCGAGGTCTATGCCCAGGTAATCGGGGTCAAAACCGTCCTGAGGAAGGGCAGAATAGGCGGCGAGTTCCGCGAGACGAACTACGAGGTTCTCTACGGGAGCGATACGGTAACGGTGCACGTTGAGAACGGAATCAGATACAAGCTGGACGTTGCCAAAGTCATGTTCTCCCCGGCCAACGTCAAAGAGCGCGTTAGAATGGCAAAGGTCGCGAAGCCCGGGGAGCTCGTGGTGGACATGTTCGCTGGAATCGGACACCTCAGTCTCCCGATGGCCGTCCACGGGAAGGCCAGGGTCATTGCAATAGAGAAGAGCCCGTACACGTTCCAGTTCCTGGTCGAGAATATCGAGCTGAACCGGGTTCAGGGCAGGATGACGGCCTACAACATCGACAACCGCGACTTCCCGGGGGAGAACGTAGCCGACA comes from the Thermococcus celericrescens genome and includes:
- a CDS encoding MBL fold metallo-hydrolase, with translation MALRELGDSIYLYPGSPSTMIKVLREGAVLIDPGHGSGRHKDLKREVRKLGVEIKAQLATHGHADHVSVAPRIDAPLFMHRFEFSIAESPLNRELLTFGSKAPNGFLVFQFPEEVKVHAVFEWGDEPFGLKSVKLNGHSPGMTGFVDEVGGVLYAGDAFFGERVITSVGLPYMVDPDLFKASIAELKNYAEDGFLLIPSHGRPVEGEEALELLDFNLNRVEETESLILDILREGPMGIDGIAFRIMRYYGVEVTPQKLALNLVPARAFIAKLYNEGKVGAVVDNGLKWRVEKG
- the cas4 gene encoding CRISPR-associated protein Cas4, producing MAGNDGSNGNDGFIEFYASEALTCPRRIYFRLKGYPERWPEFVKVRLNQGINTHNVLGEILQKRFGFELEKHLILRSQRLGFEIHGRIDAIGDFPIEIKGKTSLPSKPYDYHMAQLNIYMRWAEAEYGYLYYIKLHEEPTRVISKIDFSRFPIVKGPNFKAFEVPYDGKLFRETLKHFYSVKKAYERGKPPKGEYSYTCRFCPYRYLCYPDGE
- a CDS encoding DUF4855 domain-containing protein, encoding MATFGLWWFRWNGSSYESRMTLGSTEATVYDFKNRRFNYLIALDGEGRASHYTGPLTGYGSYNDGYRDGQRLAAWLTFKLQGIHYYITIPFYTPAGNPRDNPQGSFDNSYWNGWVDGVLSIVDSNRKGFYWSLEAAGQITKGYGAGRVNEQLISDLSSYVRSYGLKLIWIPALRDRDMEFIDNPEYVNIPQLRTYFNYIFVQPNYYQLSTLRDKYGNTYEYSYEELKKRVNWIYEGQVYMEMEVDKTVLGISCNNRNCPEDMRCIENTCVENCRSSTPIFALSYAGDYLRAQKDVLGSKFYHRAYYFSTDLNVIDNMERYCQDNLGEHYV
- the taw2 gene encoding tRNA(Phe) (4-demethylwyosine(37)-C(7)) aminocarboxypropyltransferase Taw2, which produces MKMEKNRTQLIKPRIRKILSRELSQELVEMLPKHWVQIGDVLILPLRQELEPYKHRIAEVYAQVIGVKTVLRKGRIGGEFRETNYEVLYGSDTVTVHVENGIRYKLDVAKVMFSPANVKERVRMAKVAKPGELVVDMFAGIGHLSLPMAVHGKARVIAIEKSPYTFQFLVENIELNRVQGRMTAYNIDNRDFPGENVADRILMGYVVTTHEFIPKALSIAKDEAVIHYHNTVPERLMPEEPFRTFREIAREHGYEAEKLNELVIKRYAPGVWHVVVDVRVFKR